A genomic stretch from Desulfohalobium retbaense DSM 5692 includes:
- a CDS encoding glycosyltransferase family 2 protein, whose amino-acid sequence MLSIICPLRDEEDSVQPFFARLLPVLKDLELDFEIICVNDGSQDKTLERLQAARELESRIRILDLSRNFGKEAALTCGLDHTRGQAVIPIDADLQDPPELIVDMVHMWQQGCEVVLAQRTDRSSDNWLKRKTAEWFYRLHNAISRPTIIPNVGDFRLMDRKVVEALKMLPERGRFMKGIFSWVGFRQAILPYARDVRKTGKSKFSTWRLWNFAMDGITSFSTVPLRIWTYLGLAIALASFAYGSFIVGRTLIFGRDFPGYASLITVILFFGGVQLIGLGVVGEYIGRIHTETKARPIYVVRERFEDVT is encoded by the coding sequence ATGTTGTCAATCATCTGCCCATTGCGCGATGAGGAGGATTCGGTTCAGCCCTTTTTTGCCCGCCTTTTGCCGGTGCTTAAGGACTTGGAGCTGGATTTTGAAATCATTTGCGTCAACGACGGCAGCCAGGACAAAACATTGGAGCGCTTGCAGGCCGCTAGGGAGCTTGAGTCGAGAATCAGGATTCTTGATCTGTCTCGCAACTTCGGTAAGGAAGCGGCCTTAACCTGCGGACTGGATCATACCCGAGGCCAGGCCGTGATCCCGATCGATGCAGACCTCCAGGATCCACCGGAATTGATCGTAGACATGGTCCACATGTGGCAGCAGGGTTGTGAAGTGGTCCTGGCTCAGCGAACGGATCGCTCATCGGACAACTGGCTCAAGCGCAAAACCGCAGAGTGGTTCTATCGGTTACATAACGCCATTTCCCGACCGACCATCATCCCCAATGTGGGCGATTTTCGCCTCATGGATCGCAAGGTTGTTGAGGCCCTGAAAATGTTGCCTGAGCGGGGGAGATTTATGAAAGGGATTTTTTCCTGGGTCGGATTTCGTCAGGCAATCCTCCCCTATGCTCGAGATGTGCGAAAAACAGGAAAAAGCAAATTTTCCACTTGGCGGCTATGGAACTTTGCCATGGATGGTATCACCTCATTTTCCACAGTCCCCTTGCGAATTTGGACCTATTTAGGGCTGGCCATAGCTTTGGCGTCCTTTGCTTATGGTTCGTTTATTGTCGGGCGGACCCTGATTTTTGGCCGTGATTTTCCGGGATATGCCTCCTTGATCACAGTCATTCTGTTTTTCGGTGGCGTGCAACTCATTGGTCTTGGTGTTGTTGGTGAATATATCGGCCGGATCCATACGGAAACCAAGGCCCGCCCTATTTATGTTGTTCGAGAACGGTTTGAAGATGTGACGTAA
- a CDS encoding A24 family peptidase, translated as MSTLQPEFILPLLLFPALIFAALYDLRYQKIPNLLNFPLALFALIYHTAFTGLNGLAFGVTGMLLGTALFLPPYIFGGMGAGDTKLMGAIGAVLGAKGVFVSALFTAIFGGLYAVLLLLVHRGYARTLMQRTWEGLKTLVLVRRYIPDSSPQSTNTSPRLCYGIAIALGTLTHVLLQHLGIDVWNRLFA; from the coding sequence ATGAGTACTTTGCAACCTGAATTTATTCTTCCACTCCTGCTATTTCCGGCCCTTATCTTTGCGGCCCTTTATGATTTGAGATATCAGAAAATCCCCAATCTGCTCAATTTTCCCTTAGCTCTCTTTGCCCTCATTTACCATACTGCATTTACCGGACTGAACGGTTTAGCCTTTGGCGTAACCGGTATGCTCCTTGGTACTGCCCTTTTTTTGCCACCCTACATTTTTGGTGGCATGGGCGCTGGCGACACCAAGCTCATGGGCGCTATAGGCGCTGTACTCGGGGCCAAGGGCGTATTCGTCTCCGCATTATTCACTGCCATCTTTGGCGGACTATATGCCGTGCTTTTGTTGCTCGTACATCGCGGCTACGCTCGAACTCTCATGCAACGAACCTGGGAAGGCCTGAAGACCTTGGTTTTGGTGCGTCGATACATTCCCGATTCCTCCCCCCAATCAACGAATACAAGCCCCAGGCTCTGTTATGGCATTGCCATTGCCTTGGGGACACTAACCCACGTGCTTTTACAGCATTTGGGCATAGATGTTTGGAACCGACTTTTTGCCTGA
- a CDS encoding Flp family type IVb pilin, giving the protein MLNGLFTFFFDEQGATATEYAIMISLIAVVIIVAVTALGLATNDLFSEAKNEFEKL; this is encoded by the coding sequence ATGCTGAACGGACTATTTACTTTTTTTTTCGACGAACAAGGCGCGACAGCGACCGAATACGCTATCATGATTTCACTTATTGCTGTTGTGATTATAGTTGCCGTCACTGCCCTGGGGCTAGCTACCAACGATTTGTTTTCTGAAGCCAAGAACGAATTCGAAAAACTCTAG
- a CDS encoding Flp family type IVb pilin, producing MDKLMNFFRAEEGATAVEYGLMVALIAIVIIAAVTFLGNSLNNIFNEVANKVDSAG from the coding sequence ATGGACAAGCTGATGAACTTTTTCAGGGCTGAGGAAGGGGCAACCGCTGTAGAGTACGGCTTAATGGTTGCTTTGATCGCGATTGTTATTATTGCTGCTGTTACTTTCTTGGGCAACTCTTTAAATAATATTTTCAATGAAGTCGCCAATAAAGTTGATAGCGCGGGATAA